The Fusarium oxysporum Fo47 chromosome II, complete sequence genome includes a region encoding these proteins:
- a CDS encoding glycoside hydrolase superfamily: protein MLKPQANASRELVSLDGVWNFALSQSVDIDDERAWERNIPPELQVPVPASYNDIFIDSNIRNHVGWVYYQRRFTIPLSWSQQRYFLRFDAATHRGRVYVDDQFVAEHIGGYTPFEVDISDIVQPGKQVRLTVAVNSELDWHTIPPGRIETLKNGKRKQHYQHDFFNYAGLARSVWLFNVPSISVKDITVVAKVEGTTGVVDFNIATSIPLDHHSINVTLLDEDECPVSHSSELNGSLIVESVHLWQPGAAYLYRLRAQVFSGNTVVDTYDLPVGIRTVEVSGNKFLINGKPLYFTGFGKHEDTPIRGKGHDPAYMIHDFQLMKWMGANSFRTSHYPYAEEVLEYADRHGIVVINETAAVGLNLTIVAGLFGHKPIPTFSPETMNDETRAAHAQAIRELIARDKNHPSVVMWTIANEPAASEPGVREYMEPLVKLNRELDPTRPICFANENQANIHTDLIADLFDVICLNRYYGWYLNTGDLEEAEQGLEECLRSWEGKYNKPIIMTEYGADTLAGLHTVGDIPWSEEYQSRVLEMSHRVFDRVKSVVGEQVWNFADFQTPSSFIFRVDGNKKGVFTRDRRPKSAVQVLRKRWTQMIANN from the coding sequence ATGCTCAAACCTCAGGCTAACGCTTCTCGAGAGCTTGTCTCACTGGATGGTGTCTGGAACTTTGCCCTCTCCCAATCAGTCGACATTGACGATGAAAGAGCTTGGGAACGGAACATACCGCCAGAGCTCCAAGTTCCTGTTCCCGCCAGCTACAACGACATTTTCATTGACTCCAATATTCGCAATCATGTTGGTTGGGTCTACTACCAAAGGCGCTTCACCATCCCACTTAGCTGGTCTCAACAGCGTTACTTTCTGCGCTTTGACGCTGCCACGCATCGAGGGCGTGTGTACGTTGATGATCAATTCGTAGCTGAGCATATTGGGGGCTACACTCCATTCGAGGTGGACATCTCGGACATTGTCCAGCCTGGCAAGCAGGTTCGCCTTACTGTGGCGGTTAACAGTGAACTTGACTGGCATACTATTCCACCGGGAAGGATTGAGACACTCAAGAATGGCAAGCGAAAGCAACATTATCAAcatgacttcttcaactaTGCAGGGCTTGCGAGATCCGTATGGCTATTCAATGTGCCCAGTATCTCTGTCAAGGATATCACAGTTGTCGCCAAAGTAGAGGGGACTACTGGTGTTGTGGACTTCAATATTGCTACAAGTATCCCTCTCGACCATCACTCAATCAATGTGACACTCTTGGACGAAGATGAATGTCCCGTCAGTCACTCTTCTGAATTGAATGGCTCTCTGATCGTTGAATCGGTTCACCTTTGGCAACCAGGAGCTGCGTATCTGTACCGACTTCGTGCGCAAGTATTCTCTGGGAACACGGTAGTAGATACTTATGATCTACCAGTTGGAATAAGAACAGTCGAGGTCTCGGGAAACAAGTTTCTTATCAATGGAAAGCCATTATACTTCACAGGATTTGGTAAACACGAAGATACACCAATTCGAGGCAAGGGTCACGACCCAGCCTACATGATCCACGACTTCCAGTTGATGAAGTGGATGGGAGCCAACTCTTTCCGGACTTCACATTACCCATACGCAGAAGAGGTTCTTGAGTACGCGGACCGTCACGGAATTGTTGTCATAAACGAGACAGCCGCAGTTGGCCTCAACCTCACTATTGTTGCTGGGCTCTTTGGGCATAAGCCGATACCGACCTTCTCACCAGAGACGATGAACGACGAAACACGCGCCGCCCACGCTCAAGCCATACGTGAGCTCATCGCTCGAGATAAGAATCACCCCAGTGTTGTCATGTGGACGATTGCAAATGAACCTGCAGCCAGTGAGCCTGGTGTCAGGGAGTACATGGAGCCTCTTGTCAAACTAAACCGCGAATTGGATCCGACACGCCCTATCTGCTTCGCCAACGAGAATCAAGCCAACATTCACACTGATCTCATTGCTGATCTATTTGATGTGATATGCCTCAATAGGTACTACGGCTGGTATCTGAATACTGGTGACCTCGAAGAAGCAGAGCAAGGTTTAGAGGAATGTCTGCGAAGCTGGGAGGGAAAATACAACAAGCCAATCATCATGACGGAGTATGGTGCTGATACTCTGGCTGGACTGCATACGGTTGGAGATATTCCCTGGAGTGAGGAATATCAGAGCCGGGTCTTGGAAATGTCCCATCGAGTCTTTGATAGGGTGAAGAGTGTAGTCGGAGAGCAAGTCTGGAATTTTGCAGATTTCCAGACCCCCTCTAGCTTCATTTTCAGGGTTGATGGTAACAAGAAAGGTGTATTTACGCGGGATCGGAGACCAAAGAGTGCTGTGCAggtgttgaggaagaggtgGACTCAGATGATAGCTAACAATTAA
- a CDS encoding general substrate transporter, with translation MAKSLENFDIAQAEHEHDEKKGTGDAAPTSAFAGLTRAQCVRKFWRLYITGLGVSLAGMYAGYANSVIGSIIANEGFIEYFATVKDPQTGKPALNSQHISLWAACYFVTSILIQTIAPVTADKFGRKFNMWGVTFFLTLSIVIQVIAPNWWALLIARLVAGCAGGMMGTSVMVYMSEVALPQFRGALLGSFSLAFALGQVFLAIALKVLEETNPMAFRHIFYSEFVFAGLWLFPMLYLPETPSWYASKGRHDEGKKALKRLVGNVEGYDIDREYSVIQYEMDESSATAKSGNENSDWKALFTSKINMKRAVISTLPFTFQNVVGVPLMFGYTTYFFQLAGVSDPFLGNMVKQMVLVVGIIISFYTVDKVGRRTLVIGGGAAMATICLIVGGLGFIKQTSASGMALVALCSLWAFVYANTLAPIGWISLVEISSPSLRAKTTSIAVTIQYATGILFNYTVPLMLSNQNAGWGQKIGLFFGGITLVYLIPCILMFPETKGRTYHELDELFERRVSAWRFASTKTSHQEDLEAKVGGEKV, from the exons ATGGCAAAAAGCCTCGAGAATTTCGACATCGCTCAGGctgagcatgagcatgacGAGAAGAAAGGAACTGGTGATGCAGCACCAACCTCTGCATTTGCGGGCTTGACGCGTGCTCAATGCGTCAGGAAGTTCTGGCGACTCTACATCACCGGACTAGGTGTCTCTTTGGCGGGAAT GTATGCTGGATATGCCAACTCGGTCATCGGAAGTATCATTGCCAACGAAGGCTTCATCGAGTACTTTGCCACCGTCAAAGATCCACAAACCGGCAAACCAGCTCTCAACTCGCAACATATCTCGCTCTGGGCGGCCTGCTACTTTGTCACCTCCATCCTGATCCAGACTATTGCTCCAGTCACTGCAGATAAATTCGGTCGCAAGTTCAACATGTGGGGAGTGACATTCTTTCTGACGCTG TCTATTGTCATCCAGGTCATTGCGCCCAACTGGTGGGCTCTTCTCATTGCTAGGCTCGTTGCTGGCTGTGCAGGCGGTATGATGGGAACATCCGTCATGGTCTACATGTCAGAGGTTGCTCTTCCTCAGTTCCGTGGTGCTCTTTTGGGCAGCTTCTCCCTTGCTTTTGCGTTGGGTCAAGTCTTCCTTGCCATTGCTCTGAAGGTCCTCGAGGAAACGAATCCAATGGCGTTCCGTCATATCTTCTATTCAGAGTTCGTCTTTGCTGGTCTTTGGCTTTTCCCCATGCTTTATCTTCCTGAAACACCCT CTTGGTATGCATCAAAAGGGAGACACGATGAAGGCAAGAAGGCCCTGAAGCGACTTGTCGGTAATGTTGAAGGATATGATATCGATCGTGAGTACTCGGTTATTCAGTATGAGATGGACGAGTCCTCAGCAACCGCCAAATCCGGCAACGAAAACTCAGACTGGAAAGCTCTTTTCACCAGCAAGATCAACATGAAGAGAGCCGTCATCTCAACTCTTCCTTTCACTTTCCAGAACGTTGTTGGAGTTCCCTTGATGTTCGGTTACACTACGTACTTCTTCCAATTGGCTGGAGTCAGTGATCCATTTTTGGGCAACATGGTCAAGCAGATGGTTCTTGTAGTGGGCATCATCATTTCTTTCTACACCGTTGACAAGGTTGGTCGAAGAACCCTCGTTATCGGCGGTGGTGCAGCAATGGCTACCATTTGTCTCATTGTTGGCGGGTTGGGTTTTATCAAGCAGACCAGCGCTTCGGGAATGGCCTTGGTCGCCTTGTGTTCTCTTTGGGCTTTTGTGTATGCAAACACACTTGCTCCTATTG GTTGGATCAGTTTGGTCGAGATCTCGAGTCCAAGCCTGCGTGCAAAGACGACATCAATAGCAGTGACAATTCAATACGCCACTGGTATCTTATTC AACTATACCGTTCCTCTCATGCTGTCGAATCAGAATGCTGGATGGGGTCAAAAGATCGGCCTCTTCTTTGGTGGTATTACCTTGGTCTACTTGATCCCCTGCATTTTAATGTTTCCTGAAACCAAGGGTCGAACGTACCATGAATTGGATGAACTATTTGAGCGGCGTGTTTCTGCTTGGAGATTCGCATCGACAAAAACATCGCATCAAGAAGACCTTGAGGCCAAGGTTGGTGGAGAAAAGGTCTAA
- a CDS encoding transferase → MPSTLNFQSETPTVQGEQDPSLVTLEHYGLQPPSAQQKLTPLDMNMPRLYGIRLILCYPTNPGMDKRQIYENLKKGLAHTVASIPWISGHIARQDPKTRKVQILDSPGGFMFPYKDLTDVLPSYAELRERNFPLAEFTTVQVGPIDVMPQGPNQPVFAAQANFVKGGLLLTVGVHHSACDASALDAILSTWSHNTAVASGGSGSFSTLDGPSNDRSPLMEGDLGNADVAAFPEYVLMPTPHSTEGDLSSMSGFQMPPLASHLFHFSPKSLTKLKAEAGAFSSHDALCAFIWQRMTLARMHSGVFNDPPGDSTSRFCFAVNIRNRMSPPLPPSYMGNASMGCVTKKISVASMISNNGLKQASAAIRRSLNDFNSPRRITSTIGLLGSRPDPTDFKLSFNGFLGLDVVESSWADLGVYGHQWGDAIGTLDAVRIPGEGSDGTMMILPRLKDGGLDVVVGLSTAAMEKLIEDEKFVSVAHS, encoded by the exons ATGCCTTCTACTCTCAATTTCCAGTCCGAGACACCTACTGTTCAGGGCGAACAAGATCCTTCTCTTGTAACCTTGGAGCATTATGGCCTACAGCCACCCTCTGCACAGCAAAAACTTACCCCTTTGGACATGAATATGCCCAGGTTATATGGTATCCGTTTGATTCTTTGCTATCCAACTAATCCTGGTATGGATAAGAGGCAGAT ATATGAGAACTTGAAGAAGGGCTTAGCTCACACTGTCGCTTCTATTCCTTGGATATCTGGACATATTGCAA GACAGGATCCCAAGACCCGAAAGGTCCAGATTCTCGACTCACCAGGCGGTTTCATGTTCCC GTATAAGGATCTCACTGACGTACTGCCATCTTATGCAGAATTACGAGAGCGAAACTTTCCTTTAGCGGAATTCACTACAGTTCAGGTCGGCCCTATTGACGTTATGCCACAAGGGCCCAACCAGCCGGTCTTTGCAGCTCAGGCTAACTTTGTCAAAGGCGGTCTTCTGCTGACGGTAGGAGTTCATCACTCAGCATGTGACGCATCGGCCTTGGACGCTATCCTGAGCACCTGGTCGCACAATACTGCTGTAGCTAGTGGTGGTTCCGGGTCTTTTTCCACATTAGATGGACCATCTAACGATCGTAGTCCCTTGATGGAAGGAGATCTTGGCAACGCCGACGTGGCTGCCTTTCCTGAGTACGTTCTGATGCCTACTCCTCACTCTACGGAGGGTGATCTGTCAAGCATGTCTGGATTCCAGATGCCTCCCCTCGCAAGCCACCTTTTCCACTTTTCACCAAAGAGTCTTACGAAGCTCAAAGCAGAGGCAGGAGCATTCTCTTCACATGATGCTCTCTGTGCCTTTATATGGCAGCGCATGACTTTGGCACGAATGCATTCTGGGGTCTTCAACGATCCCCCTGGGGACTCAACATCGCGCTTTTGCTTTGCAGTAAATATTCGCAACCGAATGAGCCCTCCACTGCCACCTTCTTATATGGGTAATGCTTCGATGGGCTGCGTTACTAAGAAGATCAGCGTGGCTTCCATGATATCCAACAATGGATTGAAGCAAGCTTCAGCCGCGATACGGAGGTCGTTGAACGATTTCAACAGTCCCAGAAGGATCACTTCAACTATCGGGCTATTGGGATCGCGGCCTGACCCTACAGACTTCAAGTTGTCCTTCAATGGTTTCCTAGGGCTAGATGTTGTTGAGTCTTCATGGGCTGATCTTGGCGTTTATGGGCATCAATGGGGCGATGCTATTGGCACGTTGGATGCTGTTCGTATACCAGGTGAAGGCTCAGATGGTACTATGATGATATTACCCAGGTTGAAGGATGGTGGTCTGGATGTTGTGGTTGGGTtatcaacagcagcaatggagaagctcatcgaggATGAGAAGTTTGTTTCTGTTGCACACTCTTAA